GGCTAAAGGAGCAACCGCAAGGATAATTGAAATATTAGATGAGCCAATTGAAGACCTTGAAAATGGTGATAATATTGATTTAACGAATAAAAAGGTATCATTTAATAATGTCTCATTTAATTATAATGATGAAAATGATATTTTGAAAAATATTAGTTTTAGTGCAAATCCAAATGAAACTATTGCTTTTGTTGGTCCATCTGGTGCTGGTAAATCAACGATATTTTCATTAATTGAAAGATTTTATTCAGCAGAAAGTGGTCAAATCTTATTGGATGATAAAAATATTAATGAAATTTCATTGAAGTCTTGGCGTTCTCAAATTGGTTATGTTCCTCAAGAAAGTAGTATGTTTTCAGCAAGCATTAGAGAAAATTTATGTTATGGTTTAGATCGTGAAGTTAGTGATGATGAGCTTTGGGAAGTGGTAGAACTTGCATATGTTAAAGATGTCATTGAAAACTTACCAGAGAAATTTGATTCTCATGTTGGTGAAAGAGGATTAAAATTATCTGGTGGAGAAAGACAAAGATTAGCGATTGCACGTGCCTTTTTAAGAGATCCAAAAATATTACTTTTAGATGAAGCAACTGCTAGTTTAGATAGTCAATCTGAGGGTGTAGTTCAAGAGGCATTAGCTAATTTAATGAAAGGTAGAACTACTTTTGTAATAGCTCATAGATTATCAACGATTGTAAATGCTCATCAAATTGTTTTTGTGGAAAATGGTGAAGTTACTGGTATTGGTAAGCATGATGAATTAGTTAATAATCATAATCTATATGCTGAGTTTGCTAAACAACAGCTTGCATAGGAGGTATTAAATTGAAAATAGTAGTAATTAATGGTACAGAAGTAAAAGGATGCACATATCATATTAAAGAGATGTTACTTACTAATCTGAGAAAAGATAATGAGATAGTAGAATTCTATTTACCTAAAGATGCTCCAAATTTCTGTTGTGGTTGTAAATTATGTTTTTATGAAAGTGCTGCAAAATGTCCTCATGCAACATCGATTGGCTTAATTTGGACTGCTATTAAAGAAAGTGATTTAATTATTTTTGCATATCCTGTTTATACATTAAGAGCACCTGGTCAAGTGAAATCACTATTAGATCATTTTGGTTGTCATTGGATGGTTCATCGACCTAAAAAAGAGATGTTTAATAAGCGAGCGATTATTTTAACGCAAAGTGTTGGGGCATCAAATAAGGCTGCTCAAAATGACGTTGCTACTAGCTTAACATGGTTAGGTGTTTCATCAATAAAAAAACTTGGAATTAGATTAAACGAAAGTATTATTTGGGAAGAGATATCTACTAAGAGAAAAGAAAAAATTGAGAAAAAGGTAAAAAAACTTGCGAAAAATCATAAAATTGATAAAAGAGTTAAGCCTAACTTAAAGGTGAAATTGTATTTTCAAATATCAAAAATGCTACATCAAAGATCAATTAAAAAAACCAAGAATGAATTATCAGTTGATGATAAGCACTGGATAAAAAATGGTTGGATAAATATTAAATAAAAAAAGGTATGTTTTCTATTTAAGGAAACATATCTTTTTGAATGTATTTATATAGTTAATTATTTTTTAATGTCAACTTGCGCTTCAACTTTTTCGATATAATCATCAAAATAGAAAGTATAAACACCTTTTCCCTCATATAAGAAGTACATATTTCTTTTAACAGTTTTTCCTGGTAAAATGTCTGAACCAAAATCTAAGCTTTTATTATCTGTAAATAAAAATAGTGCAGACACTGTATTTAATTTTGTATCTTGTTTTGGACCATATACTTCGTAGTTAAATATATTAAGCCTTTCCTTACTATCACTAGTATTCTTTACTTTAACGGGCATTTTAACTACTTTTTTATTATGATTTTCATCATAAGGGTTATTAACTTTGGTAATAGTTACTTTATCAGATAAGGTTAATTCTAAATTACCAAAAGAAAATGCTTGGTTTGCGCCAATAGCATCACTTAACCCCTCAACTTTTAGTGTAACCATTGTATCTATATCATATAACTTATTTATTTCATCACTTTCCACGATATCAAAATCTATTTTAATTTTATCACCATTTGATAATGATCCATCTTTATCAATATCATCTCCAACTATATCATATACATATTCAGTATCCCAGTAATCTTTAATGTTAGGATAATCGCTAACTAGTTTTTCATCATCAACATTTACTGTGCCAATTTTGGCAGCTCCATTTACTCCACTCCAAGTAACTGTTACATATTTATCTAATTCAATTACTTCTTTTTTACTACCACATCCAACACATACAAGTAACAGTAATAAAAATAATGTAATTTTTTTCATTTTATTTTTGTTCCTCCATTTCTTTTTTCTTGAATCTGCCTAGACTACCTAAACAAATTCCACCACCAATAATCATTATAATGCCACCTATGCTTCCAATAAAAGGAATAAGTGCAACTGCTCCACCCACAATTAATAAAATAGGCCCACCAGTAATTACTTGATTGCAACCTTTATATTTAATTAAGCATAAAATACCAAGTGCTATGGATGCGATTTTTATGATTGTAAAAATTATTACACTACCACTAGTACTTGCTCCACTTTCAGAAATAATATCAGTTGATAAAGTAGATATTAGTAATAGTGGTGCAATTACTAATATTATTCCTCCGATTAGTCCAAAAATGCCACTGCCTAAGCATAATTCCTTACCTAAGTTTTTATTGTTCATAAAACCCCTTCTTTCTAAAATTTATAATATAATAGTAGCATTTTACAAAAAAAATAATTTACGCCTCTAGCATAAATTACTCAAAATTATAAATTATAGGAATGAATATTGAAAAATAAGGGGTATTAAAATTTCATCTCTCTCTATATTTTCTAGTTACATACAAAATATACAATCATGACTATTAAAAAAAGTAAAAAAACATATTTTAGTATAGAGAATAGAGCATCAAATGAGAAAGCAATAAAATCCATAATAAAAACTGCAATTATCCTTAAAATATTCGATTTATAAATAACGTATATAACTAATAGAAAAATCAAAAAACTTAACATAATATTACGCTCCAAACTAATTTAAACTATATTTATCATATCAGTTTTTTGAAAAATAACTTTATGCTAACAGCATAGTTTTTATCGGTAACCTAAAAAATATGCAATACTTCCAAAAATAAATAAAATAATATAAAAAGTAAGGATATTAATAATAAATTGTTTGATATATTTTTTATAATCTGATCCTCTCTTTTTTGCACTAAAACTTATCCTGATTAAATCAAAAATGTATGCAGAAGAGGCAATCATAATAAATAGGACTAAAATATTTATTAAAAACTCATCATTTTTAAATGTTCCATCGGAATATCCACTAATTATTATTTGAATATAGAAAAGTGTAAGTACAATTAAAACAACTCTTTGAACAAAACTTTTATCATAATTGTAACCATATTCTTGTTTGAAAAAATTTATAAACATATTATTTATTTTTTGTTTAACTGTAACCAAATGCTTTCCACTCATTATTTTTTCATAAGATTCCAACAGTATGTCATAATCACTAAATCGATCATTTGGATTAATTTCAGTACATTTATTTATTAAGTCATTATAATTACTTGGTAAATCTAAATCCTTTAAAACCTTACCTAATGAATAAATATCTGATTTATGAGTTGTTTGAGCATAACCATAATGCTCTGGAGAAGCATAACCTCTCGTTCCAAATAGTTGTGTATCTCGATTTTTATTTTCATCATCATACAAACGACTAGCACCAAAATCTATTAAAAATACTTGATAATTTTTATCAATAATGATGTTTTCAGGTTTTAAATCTTTGTGAATTATATAATTGTCATTAATCTCTTTTAAACAAATAATTAATTGTAATCCAATGATTACTCGCTCTCTTTGATTAAGTGTTTTATTATTAATTAAATCATATAATGATTCTCCATTAATGTATTCATAATATACCATATTTCCTTCTATTTTTAATATTGGTGGAACACTACTAAGGTTTAAAGTTTTAAGATGATAAAAGACAGATATATTATTGACTGTCTTTTTTACATATTTTTTATTATTTATTTTAATAATGTCTAACATAATTATCTCCTATTTTTATTATCTTATAAAGTATCATATCATATAAACACTAAATATAGCTAATAATCAATTTTTATGCTGGAAGCATAAAGAAAACAAGTGTAAAATATATATAATAGTACTGTAGAATTATTATACATCATTTAAGGGTAAGTACATAATATAAGGAGTGATTTTACTTGAAGACAACTGATGAATTAGAATATATGATAGAAGAAGATGTTAGATCAATTAAAAATATAAATAAAAATACTAAATCAGCAAAAATTCTTTTAGATAATTTAATTAAAGAAAAAGGGCTTAGCAATTCTAAACTTGGAAAAGAGTTAGCAATGGGAAATTATATTTATGAAATAACAAATTTATCTTCAACAAAAAATGTTAGTCGTGAAAAGCTATTATGTATTTTAATATATTTACAAACTGATTTAAATATAATGAATGAAATTCTTCAAACATTTGGTCATTCAAAAATATATGTTAAGGTTGAATATGATGCTGTACTATATCATTGCATAATTAATAAATTTACATTAGATCAAACAAATGAAGTGTTAATAGATCATGGTTTTGAAGCTTTAAGATAAGAATATTTATATTAATTAATTTGAAAATTATTAATAATAAGGAGTGCTACTTTATAAGTAACATTCTTTTTATTTTATAGTGATGTTTTATAATAATAAGACTTTTAAATACTTGCACAATTATTTTTTGAAATATTGATAATTTTACTATACAAGTATGAATATATAAGCTTGACTTACTAGAAAAATACTTATATTATGAAATCATAAATACTTTAAAAAAAGATAATATAGGAGGATAAATAATGAAAAAATTTATTATTGAGGATAGTTTTTGGCAATTATTTCCAGAAGCAAAAATAGGTGTGATAGTATGTAATGATATTGATAATACGATT
The Bacilli bacterium PM5-9 DNA segment above includes these coding regions:
- a CDS encoding multimeric flavodoxin WrbA (product_source=COG0655; cath_funfam=3.40.50.360; cog=COG0655; pfam=PF03358; superfamily=52218); translated protein: MKIVVINGTEVKGCTYHIKEMLLTNLRKDNEIVEFYLPKDAPNFCCGCKLCFYESAAKCPHATSIGLIWTAIKESDLIIFAYPVYTLRAPGQVKSLLDHFGCHWMVHRPKKEMFNKRAIILTQSVGASNKAAQNDVATSLTWLGVSSIKKLGIRLNESIIWEEISTKRKEKIEKKVKKLAKNHKIDKRVKPNLKVKLYFQISKMLHQRSIKKTKNELSVDDKHWIKNGWINIK
- a CDS encoding hypothetical protein (product_source=Hypo-rule applied; superfamily=49503) yields the protein MKKITLFLLLLLVCVGCGSKKEVIELDKYVTVTWSGVNGAAKIGTVNVDDEKLVSDYPNIKDYWDTEYVYDIVGDDIDKDGSLSNGDKIKIDFDIVESDEINKLYDIDTMVTLKVEGLSDAIGANQAFSFGNLELTLSDKVTITKVNNPYDENHNKKVVKMPVKVKNTSDSKERLNIFNYEVYGPKQDTKLNTVSALFLFTDNKSLDFGSDILPGKTVKRNMYFLYEGKGVYTFYFDDYIEKVEAQVDIKK
- a CDS encoding hypothetical protein (product_source=Hypo-rule applied; superfamily=103473; transmembrane_helix_parts=Inside_1_11,TMhelix_12_34,Outside_35_48,TMhelix_49_71,Inside_72_77,TMhelix_78_100,Outside_101_103,TMhelix_104_121,Inside_122_130) encodes the protein MNNKNLGKELCLGSGIFGLIGGIILVIAPLLLISTLSTDIISESGASTSGSVIIFTIIKIASIALGILCLIKYKGCNQVITGGPILLIVGGAVALIPFIGSIGGIIMIIGGGICLGSLGRFKKKEMEEQK
- a CDS encoding hypothetical protein (product_source=Hypo-rule applied; cath_funfam=1.10.510.10; ko=KO:K12132; pfam=PF00069; superfamily=56112,82861; transmembrane_helix_parts=Inside_1_227,TMhelix_228_250,Outside_251_259,TMhelix_260_282,Inside_283_301,TMhelix_302_324,Outside_325_325), which produces MLDIIKINNKKYVKKTVNNISVFYHLKTLNLSSVPPILKIEGNMVYYEYINGESLYDLINNKTLNQRERVIIGLQLIICLKEINDNYIIHKDLKPENIIIDKNYQVFLIDFGASRLYDDENKNRDTQLFGTRGYASPEHYGYAQTTHKSDIYSLGKVLKDLDLPSNYNDLINKCTEINPNDRFSDYDILLESYEKIMSGKHLVTVKQKINNMFINFFKQEYGYNYDKSFVQRVVLIVLTLFYIQIIISGYSDGTFKNDEFLINILVLFIMIASSAYIFDLIRISFSAKKRGSDYKKYIKQFIINILTFYIILFIFGSIAYFLGYR
- a CDS encoding hypothetical protein (product_source=Hypo-rule applied; cath_funfam=1.10.287.80; superfamily=47413); protein product: MKTTDELEYMIEEDVRSIKNINKNTKSAKILLDNLIKEKGLSNSKLGKELAMGNYIYEITNLSSTKNVSREKLLCILIYLQTDLNIMNEILQTFGHSKIYVKVEYDAVLYHCIINKFTLDQTNEVLIDHGFEALR